One Microbacterium trichothecenolyticum DNA window includes the following coding sequences:
- a CDS encoding SGNH/GDSL hydrolase family protein, whose protein sequence is MILGRSTAAATVSLGLALALTACAAEPPTARPAPTFSEPELSASPSPTTSSGPPPMRVVTIGDSLMSGFGLRPEQAWPALLGSRAHLAVTNLACAGGGFVVPGDCDVTFSGFVPAAVALQPQLIVIESSSNDFWEDDDEIRMDTADAVKALHEALPDTHIVGLSTIWNDDPDVPDDTAVTSDALRDAVEAVDGTFIDIGQPLAHHPDWMQDDDIHPTPRGQRAIEQTVMSALQDDDILP, encoded by the coding sequence ATGATCTTGGGGCGTTCGACGGCTGCTGCCACGGTGTCCCTCGGGCTGGCCCTCGCGCTCACGGCGTGCGCGGCGGAGCCCCCCACCGCCCGCCCCGCACCCACGTTCAGCGAACCGGAGCTGTCGGCCTCCCCGTCGCCGACGACCAGCAGCGGGCCTCCCCCGATGCGGGTGGTCACCATCGGGGACTCCCTGATGTCCGGCTTCGGGCTGCGGCCCGAGCAGGCGTGGCCCGCGCTTCTCGGCTCGCGGGCGCACCTCGCTGTCACGAACCTCGCCTGCGCAGGCGGCGGATTCGTCGTGCCCGGCGACTGCGACGTCACCTTCTCGGGATTCGTGCCCGCGGCGGTGGCGCTGCAGCCGCAGCTCATCGTCATCGAGTCCTCGAGCAACGACTTCTGGGAAGACGACGACGAGATCCGCATGGACACCGCCGATGCCGTCAAGGCACTGCATGAGGCCCTCCCCGACACGCACATCGTCGGACTCAGCACGATCTGGAACGACGACCCCGACGTTCCCGACGACACCGCGGTCACCTCCGACGCGCTCCGTGACGCGGTGGAGGCCGTCGACGGCACATTCATCGACATCGGTCAGCCGCTCGCCCATCACCCGGACTGGATGCAGGACGACGACATCCATCCCACACCGCGGGGTCAGCGGGCCATCGAGCAGACCGTCATGTCGGCCTTGCAGGACGACGACATCCTGCCCTGA
- a CDS encoding glutamate--cysteine ligase: MRLPFAPSSRSTVGLEWELMLADRETGDLVPRAPEILERLEERTALERFTVTGELLTNTVEVTSGVGDTVAGAVDDIADAIGALREETEPRGIELLCAGSHPFAQWYDQQVTDKTRYHTLIERTQWWGRNMMIWGVHVHIGVDDVEKVLPIVNALTVFLPHLQALSASSPFWAGERTGYVSNRSLVFQQLPTAGLPWQLASWTDFENYLDDMVRTGVMADASEVRWDIRPAPRWGTVEIRACDGMSTLPELAAVAALAQTLVEHFSRMIDEGRELPGIPPWFARENKWRAARYGLDARVIVDREGTQLPVVEHLRSTMDELADIAVELHCAREFAGLDTILATGGSSARQIAVAEAADGDLRAVVQHLIREFRGGPTLREHLAALRV; this comes from the coding sequence ATGAGGCTGCCGTTCGCTCCGTCATCGCGTTCGACCGTCGGGCTGGAGTGGGAGCTCATGCTCGCCGATCGCGAGACGGGCGACCTGGTCCCCCGCGCGCCCGAGATCCTGGAGCGCCTCGAAGAGCGCACGGCCCTCGAGCGCTTCACCGTCACGGGAGAGCTCCTCACCAACACCGTCGAGGTCACCAGCGGCGTGGGCGACACCGTCGCCGGCGCGGTGGACGACATCGCCGACGCCATCGGCGCCCTCCGCGAAGAGACCGAGCCGCGAGGGATCGAACTGCTCTGCGCGGGCAGCCACCCGTTCGCCCAGTGGTACGACCAGCAGGTCACCGACAAGACCCGCTACCACACCCTCATCGAGCGCACCCAGTGGTGGGGGCGCAACATGATGATCTGGGGCGTGCACGTGCACATCGGCGTCGACGACGTCGAGAAGGTGCTGCCGATCGTCAACGCGCTGACCGTTTTCCTCCCTCACCTCCAGGCCCTGTCGGCATCCAGCCCGTTCTGGGCGGGCGAGCGCACCGGCTACGTCTCCAACCGTTCGCTGGTGTTCCAGCAATTGCCCACGGCGGGCCTGCCGTGGCAGCTCGCCTCGTGGACCGACTTCGAGAACTACCTCGACGACATGGTGCGCACCGGGGTGATGGCGGATGCCAGTGAAGTGCGGTGGGATATCCGTCCCGCGCCGAGGTGGGGCACCGTCGAGATCCGCGCATGCGACGGCATGTCGACCCTGCCCGAGCTGGCGGCCGTCGCCGCGCTCGCGCAGACCCTCGTCGAGCACTTCTCGCGCATGATCGACGAGGGCCGCGAGCTCCCCGGCATCCCGCCCTGGTTTGCGCGCGAGAACAAATGGCGCGCCGCACGGTACGGGCTGGACGCCCGCGTCATCGTCGACCGCGAGGGCACCCAGCTGCCGGTCGTGGAGCACCTGCGCTCGACCATGGACGAACTCGCCGACATCGCGGTCGAGCTGCACTGCGCGCGCGAGTTCGCCGGCCTCGACACCATTCTCGCCACCGGCGGCAGCTCCGCACGCCAGATCGCGGTGGCCGAGGCGGCCGACGGGGATCTGCGCGCAGTCGTGCAGCACCTCATCCGCGAATTCCGCGGGGGCCCCACGCTTCGCGAACACCTCGCGGCGCTGCGCGTGTGA
- the rpsP gene encoding 30S ribosomal protein S16 yields the protein MAVKIRLKRLGKIRAPYYRIVVADSRTKRDGRVIEEIGKYHPTEEPSFIEVDSERAQYWLSVGAQPTEQVAAILKLTGDWGKFKGDKNAVSTVKVREEKVAFEADASKKSVVKPKAEKKAEAPAEAPAEDAAETSAE from the coding sequence GTGGCTGTCAAGATCCGTCTCAAGCGCCTCGGAAAGATCCGTGCGCCCTACTACCGCATCGTCGTCGCCGACTCGCGCACCAAGCGCGACGGTCGTGTGATCGAGGAGATCGGCAAGTACCACCCGACCGAGGAGCCCTCGTTCATCGAGGTCGACTCGGAGCGCGCCCAGTACTGGCTGTCGGTCGGCGCCCAGCCCACCGAGCAGGTCGCCGCCATCCTCAAGCTCACGGGCGACTGGGGCAAGTTCAAGGGCGACAAGAACGCCGTCTCGACCGTCAAGGTCCGCGAAGAGAAGGTCGCGTTCGAGGCCGACGCCTCGAAGAAGTCGGTCGTCAAGCCCAAGGCCGAGAAGAAGGCCGAAGCTCCCGCCGAGGCGCCCGCTGAGGACGCCGCCGAGACCTCGGCCGAGTAA
- a CDS encoding RNA-binding protein produces the protein MLSAALEHVVKGIVDHPDAVTIRSSSSPRGDVLEVRVHPDDRGRVIGRGGRTAKALRTVVSALADGRRVRVDVADD, from the coding sequence GTGCTGTCTGCCGCGCTCGAACACGTCGTCAAGGGGATCGTCGATCACCCGGACGCCGTGACCATCCGTTCCAGCTCGTCGCCCCGCGGCGACGTGCTGGAGGTTCGCGTGCACCCCGATGACCGGGGTCGCGTGATCGGGCGCGGCGGACGCACTGCCAAGGCTCTGCGCACGGTCGTCTCCGCTCTCGCCGACGGGCGTCGCGTGCGCGTCGACGTCGCCGACGACTGA
- the rimM gene encoding ribosome maturation factor RimM (Essential for efficient processing of 16S rRNA), with product MAGGDTAGAQPAKTQLRVGRLVKAHGLKGAFKLELYTDDPDGRFVPGSTFTLQVPESSPWHGRELTVREFRWMNSHPVVFFEGVDDRTVAEELVKAILWIDQDTEAAPAEDDAWYDHQLVGLDVVREDAVIGRVVRVDHFPAQDLLIVRPTGDEREVLVPFVSAIVPEVDIAGGRVVVTPPAGLFEDLPADDGDEPEPVAPATDDAEGAAAENAAPREG from the coding sequence ATGGCGGGCGGCGACACCGCGGGCGCCCAGCCCGCCAAGACCCAGCTTCGCGTCGGACGCCTCGTCAAGGCCCACGGCCTGAAGGGTGCCTTCAAGCTGGAGCTGTACACCGACGATCCCGACGGGCGATTCGTCCCGGGCAGCACTTTCACGCTGCAGGTGCCGGAGTCCTCTCCCTGGCACGGACGCGAGCTGACCGTCCGCGAGTTCCGCTGGATGAACTCCCACCCCGTCGTCTTCTTCGAGGGCGTCGACGACCGCACGGTCGCCGAAGAGCTCGTGAAGGCGATCCTGTGGATCGACCAGGACACCGAGGCGGCCCCCGCCGAAGACGACGCCTGGTACGACCACCAGCTCGTCGGTCTCGACGTCGTCCGTGAGGATGCCGTCATCGGCCGCGTCGTTCGGGTCGATCACTTCCCCGCACAAGACCTTCTGATCGTGCGCCCGACCGGCGATGAGCGCGAGGTTCTCGTGCCGTTCGTGAGCGCGATCGTTCCGGAGGTCGACATCGCCGGCGGTCGCGTGGTCGTGACGCCCCCCGCCGGGCTCTTCGAAGACCTGCCCGCCGACGACGGCGACGAGCCGGAGCCCGTCGCCCCGGCGACCGACGACGCCGAGGGCGCCGCCGCGGAGAACGCCGCTCCCCGCGAGGGCTGA
- the trmD gene encoding tRNA (guanosine(37)-N1)-methyltransferase TrmD has translation MRIDVVSIFPTIFDALEVSLLGKARQSGLLDVRVHDLRDYTHDRHRTVDDTPYGGGAGMVMKPEPWGEALDDIARDAAARPVIVFPSPAGERFTQATARELSTVSHLVFGCGRYEGIDERVFDYAAELGDVRLLSLGDYVLNGGEVAVMAMVEAIGRLIPGVVGNPESLVEESHEDGLLEYPSFTKPALWREREVPPVLLSGNHGAVAAWRREQQVERTRERRPDLLAD, from the coding sequence GTGCGCATCGACGTCGTCTCGATCTTTCCGACGATCTTCGACGCGCTCGAGGTGTCGTTGCTCGGCAAGGCCCGCCAGAGCGGCCTTCTCGACGTCCGCGTGCACGACCTGCGCGACTACACGCACGATCGCCATCGCACGGTCGACGACACGCCCTATGGCGGCGGGGCCGGCATGGTCATGAAGCCCGAGCCGTGGGGCGAGGCCCTCGACGACATCGCGCGCGACGCCGCGGCGCGGCCTGTGATCGTGTTCCCCTCGCCCGCGGGGGAGCGCTTCACCCAAGCCACCGCTCGCGAGCTGTCGACCGTGTCGCACCTCGTGTTCGGATGCGGTCGCTACGAGGGTATCGACGAGCGGGTCTTCGACTACGCCGCAGAACTCGGTGACGTGCGACTGCTCAGCCTCGGCGACTACGTGCTCAACGGCGGCGAGGTTGCCGTGATGGCCATGGTCGAGGCCATCGGCCGCTTGATCCCCGGAGTCGTCGGCAATCCTGAGAGCCTCGTGGAGGAATCGCACGAGGACGGGCTGCTGGAGTATCCCTCCTTCACCAAGCCCGCCCTCTGGCGTGAGCGCGAGGTGCCGCCGGTGCTGCTGAGCGGCAACCACGGCGCTGTCGCCGCGTGGCGTCGGGAACAGCAGGTCGAGCGCACGCGGGAACGCCGGCCCGACCTGCTCGCGGACTGA
- a CDS encoding MFS transporter permease, which translates to MALRRLFLRWLFPAAFVLPLWLFVGWVVFAGGSAWALLWLFVAVPAVFVSQLLLALLIRARASVRDSRAASWRDLAGVGVWQIVIVALGLFDSRVFFPLLVLSVVGALLLFWSSLAQLWNEARGAVTVLHASDGTAYIPPTPEHTVPRPGGEVIIVSETRQPD; encoded by the coding sequence ATGGCGCTGCGCAGACTCTTCCTTCGCTGGCTCTTCCCGGCCGCATTCGTCCTGCCGCTGTGGCTGTTCGTGGGATGGGTCGTCTTCGCCGGAGGGAGCGCGTGGGCTCTGCTCTGGCTCTTCGTCGCCGTCCCCGCCGTCTTCGTCTCGCAGCTGCTGCTGGCCCTGCTCATCCGCGCGCGGGCGAGCGTGCGCGACAGTCGCGCCGCGTCGTGGCGAGATCTCGCCGGCGTCGGTGTGTGGCAGATCGTCATCGTCGCCCTCGGCCTGTTCGACTCCCGTGTGTTCTTCCCGCTGCTCGTGCTCTCGGTCGTCGGCGCACTGCTGCTGTTCTGGTCGTCGCTCGCGCAGCTCTGGAACGAAGCGCGCGGCGCGGTCACGGTCCTGCACGCCAGTGACGGCACGGCCTACATCCCGCCGACACCGGAGCACACCGTGCCGCGTCCAGGAGGCGAGGTCATCATCGTGTCGGAGACCCGACAGCCCGACTGA
- the rplS gene encoding 50S ribosomal protein L19 — translation MQILDSVDAASLRSDIPAFAPGDTVKVHVNITEGNRSRIQVFQGVVIGRSGDGVRETFCVRKVSFQVGVERTFPVHSPVIDHIEVVTRGDVRRAKLYYLRNLRGKKAKIKEKRDR, via the coding sequence ATGCAGATCCTCGACTCCGTCGACGCGGCCTCGCTCCGCTCCGACATCCCCGCCTTCGCCCCCGGCGACACCGTCAAGGTGCACGTCAACATCACCGAAGGCAACCGCTCGCGTATCCAGGTCTTCCAGGGCGTCGTCATCGGCCGCTCGGGCGACGGCGTGCGCGAGACCTTCTGCGTCCGCAAGGTCAGCTTCCAGGTCGGCGTCGAGCGCACCTTCCCGGTCCACAGCCCCGTGATCGATCACATCGAGGTCGTCACCCGCGGTGACGTGCGTCGCGCCAAGCTCTACTACCTGCGCAACCTGCGTGGCAAGAAGGCGAAGATCAAGGAGAAGCGCGACCGCTGA
- the lepB gene encoding signal peptidase I codes for MSDQTASTPDAMASRSDRRRRRGWGAFFRDLVVIVLIALVVSFLVKTFVVRSFYIPSASMENTLMINDRILVDELTPRFGEYSRGDVVVFRDPGGWLDTAPSAPRSPVVEGVDWVLSLFGLAAPDSEDHLIKRVIGVAGDHVVCCNALGQTTVNGVPLDETYVRLPPGATAPEPVPYDVTVPEGSLWVLGDNRNSSRDSRFNQDQPGHGFVPVDNVVGRAFLKTWPLDRFGLIDFHHEVFAGVPAPGTGQ; via the coding sequence ATGAGCGACCAGACCGCCTCGACCCCGGATGCCATGGCATCTCGTTCCGACCGACGGCGTCGCCGCGGTTGGGGGGCGTTCTTCCGCGACCTGGTCGTGATCGTGCTGATCGCGTTGGTCGTGTCGTTCCTCGTCAAGACGTTCGTCGTGCGGTCGTTCTACATCCCATCCGCGTCGATGGAGAACACGTTGATGATCAACGACCGGATCCTCGTCGACGAGCTGACGCCGCGCTTCGGCGAGTACTCCCGGGGTGATGTCGTGGTGTTCCGCGATCCGGGCGGCTGGCTCGACACCGCCCCGTCGGCGCCGCGTTCGCCGGTCGTCGAGGGAGTCGACTGGGTGCTGTCGCTGTTCGGCCTCGCGGCGCCCGACAGCGAAGACCACCTCATCAAGCGCGTGATCGGTGTCGCCGGTGATCACGTGGTGTGCTGCAACGCTCTGGGGCAGACGACCGTCAACGGCGTGCCGCTCGACGAGACCTACGTTCGGCTCCCCCCGGGCGCCACCGCGCCGGAGCCCGTGCCGTACGACGTCACCGTGCCCGAGGGCTCGCTCTGGGTGCTCGGTGACAACCGCAACAGTTCGCGCGACTCCCGCTTCAATCAGGATCAACCGGGCCACGGGTTCGTCCCGGTCGACAACGTGGTGGGTCGCGCGTTCCTCAAGACCTGGCCGCTCGACCGGTTCGGTCTGATCGACTTTCATCACGAGGTGTTCGCGGGGGTTCCCGCACCGGGGACCGGGCAGTGA
- a CDS encoding ribonuclease HII, whose product MIAPTLTLERRLLKEHAIVIACDEVGRGALAGPVAVGAAVIDPVRSRKRVPPGLRDSKLVPEPRRPEVAARAAAFVQHSAVGWASSVEVDEIGIIRALGLAAVRAIADLRAHGVVPEEAVVILDGNHDYITPAGEAGLTVRPVVKADRDCASAAAASVIAKVARDTLMTGLHDDLPAYGWARNKGYASPDHREAITAHGMSVHHRHSWAIAAAPTLF is encoded by the coding sequence GTGATCGCACCCACCCTCACGCTCGAGCGTCGCCTGCTGAAGGAGCACGCGATCGTCATCGCCTGCGACGAGGTCGGACGCGGTGCGCTCGCGGGGCCGGTGGCCGTCGGCGCGGCGGTGATCGACCCGGTCCGCTCGCGCAAGCGTGTGCCGCCGGGGCTGCGAGACTCCAAGCTCGTCCCCGAGCCGCGCCGCCCCGAGGTCGCTGCACGGGCGGCCGCGTTCGTGCAGCACAGCGCGGTGGGGTGGGCCAGTTCGGTCGAGGTCGATGAGATCGGCATCATCCGCGCGTTGGGACTGGCAGCCGTTCGAGCCATCGCCGACCTGCGCGCGCACGGCGTCGTACCGGAGGAGGCCGTCGTCATCCTCGACGGCAACCACGACTACATCACGCCCGCGGGGGAGGCGGGGTTGACGGTGCGCCCCGTCGTCAAGGCCGACCGCGACTGTGCGAGCGCCGCCGCGGCATCTGTCATCGCCAAGGTCGCGCGCGACACCCTCATGACCGGCCTGCACGACGATCTCCCGGCGTACGGGTGGGCTCGCAACAAGGGGTACGCGAGCCCGGACCACCGCGAGGCGATCACCGCGCACGGGATGAGCGTGCACCACCGTCACTCGTGGGCGATCGCGGCGGCGCCGACGTTGTTCTGA
- a CDS encoding DUF2469 family protein: MDDDVFEDYDRELELALYREYRDVVRQFTYVIETERRFYLANDVNVVRRDTEHDFYFEISMTDVWVWDIYRADRFVKSVRVLTFKDVNVEELSRHDFQLPDELSLDS, encoded by the coding sequence ATGGATGACGACGTCTTCGAGGACTACGACCGCGAACTCGAACTGGCCCTGTACCGCGAGTACCGCGATGTCGTGCGCCAGTTCACCTACGTGATCGAGACCGAGCGCCGGTTCTATCTGGCCAACGACGTCAACGTCGTGCGCCGCGACACCGAGCACGACTTCTACTTCGAGATCTCGATGACCGACGTGTGGGTGTGGGACATCTACCGCGCCGACCGGTTCGTGAAGTCGGTCCGCGTGCTGACCTTCAAAGACGTCAACGTCGAGGAGCTCTCGCGCCACGACTTCCAGCTTCCCGACGAGCTCTCGCTCGACAGCTGA
- a CDS encoding YraN family protein, with amino-acid sequence MAAKDDLGRAGEERAVAFLIGDGYRIIARNWRCPQGEIDIVAERDGTIVVVEVKTRRSDEYGHPFEAIDRRKAARLWRVAMAFLAQHRDLVRGLQLRIDAIAVIGADPATGRLEHLEDAL; translated from the coding sequence ATGGCAGCGAAAGACGACCTCGGCAGAGCCGGAGAAGAGCGCGCCGTCGCCTTCTTGATCGGCGACGGGTACCGGATCATCGCACGCAACTGGCGATGTCCCCAGGGCGAGATCGACATCGTCGCGGAGCGCGACGGCACGATCGTCGTGGTCGAGGTCAAAACTCGCCGCAGTGACGAGTACGGGCATCCGTTCGAGGCGATCGACCGGCGCAAGGCCGCGAGACTCTGGCGCGTGGCGATGGCTTTCCTCGCACAGCATCGCGACCTGGTGCGGGGGCTCCAGCTCCGCATCGACGCGATCGCCGTGATCGGCGCCGACCCCGCGACGGGCCGACTCGAGCACCTCGAGGACGCGCTGTGA
- a CDS encoding YifB family Mg chelatase-like AAA ATPase, giving the protein MTVARTWSVALSGLRGDLVEVEADVSSQTPEFAIIGLPDKALGEAGRRVRNACANRGLDLPKRRITVNLSPASLPKRGSGFDVAIAIAALATSGRMDADRIARTVHVGELGLDGRLRPVPGVLPAVVAARGAGHTRVVVPAANAAEAALVEGVEVFAGACLAEVVRWHGGVCDAAPLAPVQGAIVDEPDDVPLELSDVVGQADAVDALVVAAAGGHHLLMSGPPGAGKTMLARRLPGILPPLDDEASLSVASVRSLAGETVTRLSRTPPFESPHHGASAAALIGGGSGVIRPGAIARASEGVLFLDEGGEFPAAVLDALRQPLESGVIQVHRSGVAATYPARFQLVVATNPCPCGQYGVPGGACECAPQAIRRYTRRLSGPLLDRIDIDVRLQRVSAARREGGSRPVTTGRARETVAEARARAARRWAGTPWHRNADVPGTWLRGPAAPSTEVLRPLDAALRRGALTLRGYDRLLRVAWTVADIAGHDTLLADDVGRALYLRRGTAS; this is encoded by the coding sequence GTGACCGTCGCGCGCACGTGGTCGGTAGCGCTGTCGGGGCTGCGCGGAGACCTCGTCGAGGTGGAAGCCGACGTGTCGTCGCAGACGCCCGAGTTCGCCATCATCGGTCTCCCCGACAAGGCCCTCGGCGAGGCGGGACGACGCGTGCGCAACGCCTGCGCGAACCGCGGTCTCGACCTGCCGAAGCGGCGCATCACCGTCAATCTCTCCCCGGCGAGCCTTCCGAAGCGGGGCTCGGGCTTCGACGTGGCCATCGCGATCGCCGCTCTCGCAACCAGCGGCCGGATGGATGCCGATCGTATCGCCCGCACCGTGCACGTGGGCGAGCTGGGGCTCGACGGGCGGCTCCGGCCCGTGCCGGGGGTGCTCCCCGCGGTCGTCGCCGCGCGCGGAGCGGGGCACACGCGCGTGGTCGTGCCCGCCGCGAACGCCGCCGAGGCGGCCCTCGTCGAGGGAGTCGAGGTCTTCGCGGGAGCATGTCTGGCGGAAGTGGTGCGCTGGCACGGGGGAGTGTGCGACGCAGCGCCGCTCGCGCCTGTGCAGGGCGCGATCGTCGACGAACCCGATGACGTGCCCCTGGAGCTCTCCGACGTCGTCGGCCAGGCCGACGCGGTGGACGCGCTGGTGGTGGCTGCCGCGGGTGGCCACCATCTGCTGATGAGCGGACCGCCCGGTGCGGGCAAGACGATGCTCGCGCGACGGCTGCCCGGCATCCTGCCTCCGCTGGACGACGAAGCGTCCCTCTCGGTGGCGTCGGTGCGCTCCTTGGCGGGCGAGACGGTGACGCGGCTGTCGCGTACGCCGCCGTTCGAGAGCCCCCATCACGGAGCTTCGGCGGCGGCGCTCATCGGCGGCGGCTCCGGGGTCATCCGCCCCGGCGCGATCGCCCGCGCCAGTGAGGGCGTGCTGTTCCTCGACGAAGGGGGCGAGTTCCCCGCCGCGGTGCTCGATGCCCTTCGCCAGCCCCTCGAAAGCGGCGTGATCCAGGTGCACCGGTCGGGCGTCGCCGCGACATACCCGGCCCGGTTCCAACTCGTCGTCGCGACGAACCCCTGCCCGTGCGGCCAGTACGGCGTTCCGGGCGGGGCGTGCGAGTGCGCGCCCCAGGCGATCCGTCGTTACACGCGGCGTCTCTCCGGTCCCTTGCTGGACCGGATCGACATCGACGTTCGTCTGCAGCGTGTGTCTGCCGCGCGACGAGAGGGCGGCTCGCGGCCGGTCACCACGGGACGAGCGCGTGAGACGGTCGCCGAGGCGCGAGCGCGCGCCGCGCGGCGGTGGGCCGGCACGCCCTGGCATCGCAACGCCGATGTACCGGGAACCTGGCTGCGCGGCCCCGCCGCACCCTCGACAGAGGTGCTGCGCCCCCTCGACGCGGCGTTGCGCCGGGGAGCGCTCACCCTGCGCGGCTACGACCGGCTCCTGCGCGTGGCGTGGACGGTGGCCGATATCGCCGGGCACGACACCCTTCTCGCCGACGATGTGGGGCGCGCGCTGTACCTGCGCCGAGGAACGGCATCGTGA
- the dprA gene encoding DNA-processing protein DprA — MNLPDLTAASTRRALAGMRGDETRTGDAYARAIWSVLVEPGDGVAGALIQRHGAEDALRVALTASGETLSEARARWLPRMRPVLISAALEAARRAGAALVVPGDDDWPARLDDLGEHAPIALWRRGRTSRNDAPVVALVGARASTAYGEGVAADLAADLASEGVTVVSGAAYGIDGAAHRAALSVGGATSAFLAGGVDRSYPRGHEGLLARIAESGGVWSETPCGAAPTKWRFLSRNRLIAATADVVVVVEAGWRSGSLNTAAHAATLGRALGAVPGPVTSAASAGCHRVLREYDGVCITSAGDVREMLGAGSGGGGTEDSRTDDTTRVVDALSARTARTTAEVARRSGVASTQAAVLLGFAELDGRAFRDDDGQWLLRRQGT; from the coding sequence GTGAACCTGCCCGATCTGACGGCGGCGTCCACTCGTCGGGCGCTCGCGGGAATGCGGGGCGACGAGACGCGCACGGGTGATGCCTATGCGCGAGCGATCTGGAGCGTCCTGGTCGAGCCGGGCGACGGCGTCGCGGGCGCGCTCATCCAGCGGCACGGCGCCGAAGACGCCCTGCGCGTCGCGCTCACCGCATCGGGGGAGACCCTGTCGGAAGCTCGCGCACGATGGCTGCCGCGGATGCGGCCGGTCCTCATCTCCGCGGCGCTGGAGGCGGCTCGACGCGCCGGAGCCGCCCTCGTCGTCCCGGGCGACGACGACTGGCCCGCCCGTCTCGACGACTTGGGCGAGCACGCGCCGATCGCCCTCTGGCGCCGTGGCCGCACCTCGCGCAACGACGCCCCGGTCGTGGCGCTGGTGGGGGCACGCGCATCGACCGCGTACGGGGAGGGAGTCGCAGCCGATCTGGCGGCCGACCTGGCATCCGAGGGGGTGACCGTCGTATCCGGCGCCGCGTATGGGATCGATGGAGCGGCGCATCGCGCAGCGCTGAGCGTCGGGGGAGCCACGAGCGCCTTCCTCGCGGGAGGAGTGGACCGGTCCTATCCGCGCGGCCATGAGGGACTCCTCGCGCGCATTGCCGAATCGGGCGGCGTCTGGAGCGAGACGCCGTGCGGCGCAGCGCCGACGAAGTGGCGCTTCCTGTCGCGTAACCGTTTGATCGCCGCGACGGCCGACGTGGTCGTCGTGGTCGAGGCGGGATGGCGCAGCGGGTCGCTCAACACCGCGGCCCACGCGGCGACGCTCGGGCGAGCACTGGGTGCCGTGCCGGGACCGGTGACGAGCGCAGCATCGGCTGGGTGTCACCGCGTCCTGCGGGAGTACGACGGCGTGTGCATCACCTCCGCCGGCGATGTGCGCGAGATGCTCGGAGCCGGTTCCGGCGGGGGAGGGACAGAGGACTCTCGCACCGACGACACGACCCGGGTCGTCGACGCCCTTTCCGCGCGCACCGCGAGGACCACCGCGGAGGTCGCGCGTCGAAGCGGGGTCGCGTCGACGCAGGCGGCCGTCCTACTGGGTTTCGCCGAGCTCGACGGCCGGGCGTTCCGCGATGACGACGGGCAGTGGCTGCTCCGGCGCCAGGGAACATGA
- a CDS encoding tyrosine recombinase XerC: MNVSQAVDGYLRHLSEVRRLSSATVRAYRSDLTDLIRATGDPPLAALAIDDLREWQWQAQAAGLSKATAARRTSAVKGLFGWARDESVVDVDPTTRLISPKRGRTLPTVATSAALSAVLADASDCARGGDPVALRDHALLETLYGSGARVSEICGLDIDDVDHDRRTLRLLGKGAKERVVPYGIPAAHALDAYLVRGRPALLARGDGRAGRAVFLGVQGGRLGPRAVHALVSRTVAPVVGADALGPHALRHSAATHLLDGGADLRAVQEILGHASLGTTQVYTHVSGERLREAYRLAHPRA, from the coding sequence GTGAACGTGTCCCAGGCCGTTGACGGGTACCTCCGCCACCTCTCCGAGGTGAGGCGCCTGTCGTCCGCGACCGTGCGCGCCTACCGGTCCGATTTGACCGACCTCATCCGCGCGACCGGTGATCCGCCCCTGGCGGCGCTCGCGATCGACGACCTCCGCGAGTGGCAGTGGCAGGCTCAGGCTGCAGGTCTGTCCAAGGCGACGGCCGCTCGACGAACCTCCGCGGTGAAGGGGCTCTTCGGCTGGGCCCGCGACGAGAGCGTCGTGGACGTGGACCCCACCACGCGGTTGATCTCGCCCAAGCGCGGTCGAACCCTTCCCACCGTCGCCACATCGGCCGCGCTGTCCGCCGTGCTCGCCGATGCGTCCGACTGCGCTCGGGGCGGGGACCCCGTCGCCCTGCGCGACCACGCCCTCCTCGAGACGCTCTACGGGTCGGGCGCGCGTGTGTCGGAGATCTGCGGTCTCGACATCGACGACGTCGATCACGACCGTCGGACGCTGCGTCTGCTCGGCAAGGGCGCGAAAGAACGCGTGGTGCCGTACGGCATTCCCGCGGCCCATGCCCTCGACGCGTACCTCGTGCGAGGGCGCCCCGCGCTCCTGGCGCGGGGCGACGGCCGAGCGGGACGGGCGGTGTTCCTCGGCGTGCAGGGGGGGCGGCTCGGGCCCCGTGCCGTACACGCCCTCGTCTCGCGAACCGTGGCCCCGGTCGTCGGCGCCGACGCCCTGGGCCCGCACGCACTCCGCCACTCGGCGGCGACGCACCTGCTCGACGGGGGTGCGGATCTGCGGGCGGTGCAGGAGATCCTCGGGCACGCCAGTCTCGGAACCACCCAGGTCTACACCCATGTGTCGGGCGAACGCCTGCGGGAGGCCTACCGTCTCGCCCACCCCCGGGCCTGA